From a single Fibrobacter sp. UWH4 genomic region:
- a CDS encoding nucleotidyl transferase AbiEii/AbiGii toxin family protein, with the protein MAHVLDSMLAKYNCKNVSDYRNALKEISQEVALCGLSRGGFFDKAAFYGGTALRIFYGLDRFSEDLDFSLIKPDEGFELSRYFGVLEEELYSVGLEMSVEAKSKPHGSPVQSAFLKGNTLKHLLKIVPAKHSPLPVPGNEILKIKFEVDTNPPESATYESKYRLLPSPFMVRLYDKPSLFAGKLHALLCRGWKNRVKGRDFYDFVWYISQNTGVNLPHLQKRMEQTGHWKSSDSLTFDGLKDLLKERFHSVDFEEAKRDVRPFIADSDKLNLWSEDFFCTITEEWKQ; encoded by the coding sequence ATGGCTCACGTACTTGATTCAATGCTTGCGAAATATAATTGCAAAAATGTTTCGGACTACAGGAACGCCCTCAAGGAAATTTCGCAGGAAGTCGCCCTGTGCGGACTTTCACGTGGAGGGTTCTTCGACAAGGCAGCCTTCTATGGCGGCACGGCGCTCCGCATATTCTATGGGCTGGACCGTTTTTCGGAGGACCTGGACTTTTCGTTGATTAAGCCAGACGAAGGTTTCGAACTTTCACGTTATTTTGGCGTGCTTGAAGAAGAACTCTACTCTGTCGGCCTGGAGATGTCAGTCGAAGCGAAAAGCAAGCCGCACGGATCTCCGGTGCAGTCGGCCTTTCTCAAGGGCAACACGCTTAAGCACTTGCTTAAAATTGTTCCCGCAAAGCACTCTCCCTTGCCCGTTCCCGGGAACGAAATCCTGAAAATCAAATTCGAGGTGGATACGAATCCGCCAGAGTCAGCCACCTACGAAAGCAAGTATCGGCTGCTGCCATCGCCTTTCATGGTTCGCCTCTACGACAAGCCCTCGCTTTTTGCGGGCAAACTCCACGCGTTACTTTGTCGCGGATGGAAAAACAGGGTCAAGGGTCGCGATTTCTACGACTTTGTATGGTATATCTCGCAGAACACAGGCGTAAACCTGCCGCACCTGCAAAAGAGAATGGAACAGACCGGGCACTGGAAAAGTTCGGACTCCTTGACTTTTGATGGACTCAAGGATCTACTAAAGGAACGTTTCCACTCCGTCGATTTCGAGGAGGCGAAAAGGGATGTCCGCCCGTTCATTGCCGATAGCGACAAACTAAATCTTTGGAGCGAGGACTTTTTCTGCACCATCACCGAAGAATGGAAACAATAA